The following is a genomic window from Aythya fuligula isolate bAytFul2 chromosome 7, bAytFul2.pri, whole genome shotgun sequence.
AGTTCTCACCTCCTACCTCTGGAGGTTTCATTCGATCTTCACGTATATTTAATGCTACTTACAGCAGCAACacccatattttattttcagtgtttcaagtGCACTTAAACACGTGCCCTAAGAATATACAGCAGAACTGGGCTAACAGCTTTAGAAAGTGAGATTATGCATCAAGTTAAACTCCCAGACCTGCATCTTTCAGCAATGTCTTTACAGCCGCAATAGAAACCACAAAATCAGGTCACTGACATTTAGGAAGGATAGAAAGAATGTAGACAATTATTATAGATGCTTCTAACataaaatacatggaaattttcaaaaacagcttttatttatttattaaccaaTGGCACCTGgaacctgtttgtttgtttgtttttaaacacattttctctgtATGATGAAAACTTTTGCAGGTTTATTATGCATCCTTCAGTGTATTTGCTTGGAACAAAGTGttaaggtgttttgtttttttttcccctcacactTCCATAAAATATATACCAGGGTACTTAAGCTTCTCATACATACCCATGTGTTAACAGAGAGCTGCATTTGATGTCTCCTGAAATAACTCATAGAAAAAGTTGACTttgaaaaagagggaaagtgTGGAAGATAATGAAGATGACCTTACTGATACGACTGAGATCACCCATCATGTTGAATTATTGTTACCAGTGCTTCAAATGCAAGAATGGTTGAACCACAAAACAGAGACTTTGTGATCCTCTGTCTTACCAATAATGTCTTTGGCTAGTTCAAGACATATTTCTACATCAGTGGGCGTCCAAGTCTCATTATGGCACAAGAACTGAAGACTTCTAGCAATGACGTTAAAGATTCGTGCCATGCtacaaaattatattctttcaaCTTCCTTAGAAAAAGACTGGACAAAACATTCCATTTGGATGCTATGTTTTAAATAAGAACTAGATTGTGTATTTAAACAAAGATGTTTAGTTTCTACAGACTCTTACAGAGTCACAAGGTCTTGAATTTTGACTAGTTAATGCTCCTCTTTTCAGTTCTGCAGCTAGAGCTCCTCGGCTATATATCCTGTGAACTGCTGCCATCGGAGTCACCAAACCAACCCACATCACTCCATCTCTTCCATCAATACAAGTCCACATCAGAGAAGTTGTTCTGCAAATTATTTGTTCTGCCTCATCCCCAACTGGAAACTAGAATCTGGAAGCCCCTGGTGCACTGTTCTGATGACAGAGCAAATGGCATTTCACAATTACAACActcaatatttctttcttttttttctttcttttttttttttttttaaagtgttgctagaacaaacaaaatagtaataataataataaaaacacagaaaaatcaggtctaattgtctttttttttttttcctcattaaattaaaaaatgaagcttccctctctctctcctcactTTCACTTGTACCATGACATGGTTTGTTCCTCATTCTCTTCCCTTTGTAACTTACTGTTTTAACACGCCACAGGCCAATAGACGGTGATGCAATACAGCCTTAAGATGCTGAGGATTTTAGATTCCATTTCTACCCTACAAATATGCACAAGCCCTGTTATTTGTTCCATCCTGTTCATAATCACCAGTTCCACACTGTTTTGTCCCCACTGACAGGATACCAGAAAGGATGAGTTGAAGATGCAGAGGCAGCTTGTCTTCTGGCTGCAGCTGAACCTCTACAGGACTCTTTAGACGTATTTGAAAGGTAAATTCCTTCTTATCCTTCTAGCATCTGGTCTCTCTTCCATGGATGACCTGTTCAGATATAACTAATGATGCCAAATGACTCATTTCTGAAGGTGGTCAACAGCTTTCTCTCACAAATACGCACAAAATGCCTCCCCTGCCCACTCCAGGCAGAATGAGCATAGAAGAATAAGCAGCTAATTGGCACCTATCGCACCTCTTTTTACTCAGGCTTCTCtagaataatttctttcatgCCCTATGAATGGGCTGCGCAAAGAGTTGTCTGTTGAAATAACAGAACCTATGGCAACCAGTACTGCAGCTCAGAGTGACAATGCTCTGTGCTAAGGGGGCTACCAAGGAAAAAGCTACGGTTCTTCGAAGGCAATGATTTGCTCCAGTCATAAGCAGAGGTCATCCTATCAACAGGAGACACTATGCTATATATACTGCAAACTGCACAcctccacttaaaaaaaataaaaaataaaaaaaaatgagagtgTTTGAATTATGTTCCATTTTCTGTTAGGAGTTGGTTGTGGAAACTGGACAAGTCCTCACAGTAGCTTTCAGATGGCTGCTGTCTAGACTTCCCACCCTATATGATTTAAGATCATCATATTTGATTGTGACGTCTCTCATTTATTCGAGCTCCAGACTAAGGTTATTTCTATTAACCTCTTTCACTTTGGTAGATGTGGCAAGATTTGTCTGTGCTAAGAATACCAGTGACTTCCACCTCAAAATCACAATGGTGAGGATTAACTGAATTTGAAAGCTTGGAGGACATGAACAAAAGAATTCAAGCACAAAACTGGACTTACAATACAAATAGTGTTTAAGTACGTATACTTTAAATCACCAGATTTATTAAAGGTATTcctattttataaaacaaaaacagaggtTCTAGCAACATGAAGTACTAAAACTTAgtcacacacaaagaaaagataaaacatttatCGGTGAACCTTCTTCTACTTACACTAAAATAGGTTCTTGATAAAAAATGCTACAAATTTCAACCGAATTATATTCGGAATGTATGatttaaaagaagtttaaacTGAGatcttcatattttcaaaagaatttaaaagccATGTAGACCTCAGTACATACAAAGTAATACAAAGCTCAGtctttcaagaaataaaaaaacaacaatatgGATAACTGCAAAGCAAATGCCTTTGTGCATTAgctcagaaatgcaaatgtgaCGTGAAAAAACAGGTTGCTGCATGCACATACGCATGAGCAAGCATGTATGTACTTACATTTACACAGAGAGAGCTGCTGGGCTACAATaaatctcaattatttttttcctgttagatGTGGGGCAATGCAACAAGAGAAAGGGCTGGAactcattttcagtttcaggtTGGGCAGTTGAACAGTATTCCCACCTTAAATTCTCAAAGCAGAAATATCACGACAAAggttaaagcagaaaaatgctgcCTCTCAGAGCTGGATTCCATCGATGTTGAATTTGCGAGGCTGAGTGTTAAGCAATTTAAATTCTGCACCTATACAAAACTGACCAGATTTGCTACGGAGCCATAGAAATATGATAAATACGTTGGTTCTGTGAGACTGTGGGCAAGGACAGCCTTTCAGCATGGATGCATGTGTAACAAAGCCTACCTTTCGCAAAGGCTTCAGTTTTGTCTCCATGATGAACTCGTACTTGCACAGTTCACAGCATCGCGTATCTGAGCTCTTGATCCATTGCTGCAGGCAGGCTTGGTGCACAAAATGAAGACTTCCCGTGCAGTGACAGGGGGTAATCAAAGGGCTCTCGTCATCTCCTTCACAGTGACATATCCTGAATCAGAAGCAAAGCTGCTCATtagaagaggaagcagaaaggatGTGAAAGAGGCATGTAATATCTGTGATCACACACGGCTGTCCGTTGAGGATCCTAAGACATACATATCAAAGGAACATCTTTCATAAAGGAGCTACAACTAGAGAACTCCCTTGCTGCACAAGCACACACATACACGCAAAATAATTGAGTGCAGACACTGCTAACTAATAGATGAGGCGGACACACACAGCCTGACAGAAATTTGGtatcctaaagaaaaaaaaaaaagtgtacaaaACGACAACCTTTCATCTACCAGAACAATAGCACTTAActgaaaatagtatttaaacAGATCAGACAGCACTTCCCAAGACAAAATATGCAGAGGCACTGCTATCTACTCATGGATTATGATCTAACAcagaagatgaaacaaaaatcccaaatgAATTGTGAAAAAGCCCAACCCAGTATCATGAAGAGTTAATTTAGCCTGGGTTTTGCACAAGGGAAATGATTATTTCTGGTGCCAATTGCTAAGAAACAGAACCACGCTGCAAAGCTATAGCATCGATTTTCCTCAAATACACCTACTCTAAAAGGACTAATGGCTTTGCTCTTCAATTCCTACCGTGCAAGAGCTGCTAAGGAAGGAACAGCTCTGCAAAATTCCCAATTTCCCTTACTGCCTAACCATGCAGACAGAAGGGACACCTGATACAGTGCTACTGCCAGGTGATGGCATTTGATTTCCAGCTTTAATTTATACACAGCACTTGGGCTGCATCAGACACCACTAACTCCTTCTAACCATGCGGAAGTGGTCATGAATTGAAAGGGGGATGGTAAGGAGCTCAGGGAATGAAAATAAGTTACTAAGCATATGTGAAGTACATCCTGGCATGCTGCCATCCCTGTCTATTACTGAAATCTCTTACTGATGTGTAGCATCTTGCCTCTCACGACCTTGCTGATAGCTAGCAAGTGGGACTGAAGGAGTAGGCAGATTACAAGAGCATCTTGTTGATGACAAGCCAGTAAGGAACTACATATTGCTGGTAACGTGGTgtagtgtgtgtggggggggggaggcaccACAAACTGGCAGGTAGTAACACAGCCAGCTTCAGAAAGTGGTGTCAGGGAGGAGAAAGATTAGGACAGTAAAATGCTAGGTAGAAGGATGTGACAGTTACTCCTGTACTTGGTGTCTCCTGCTCCTCAGACATTCTTTGGAGCTGAGATGGGGCAGACCTGCAGACAATTCACCACGAAGACAGTCCAGAGTAGCATGTTCTTACCACCTGCATATATGATTAATACTCTGTAGCTAGAACAAGAACACCCCATCCTTTTTGGACCCTATACTACAGACATCACATGGGCTCATCACTAGCACCCAGTGCTTAGGTCTCCCTTTCAACGAAGGCATCCAGAAAGCTCTTTATGAATAAAACAGCATGTTGGGATACAAACTGGGAGGTaaaaagtcaagaaaacaaTCTTAAGCTATATGGACCCGATCTCAGAACCAATGTTCAAGCAGcctcttttcctcctcatttccCACCCTCTGACACAAACCAGCAATGGCTGTCAGGAAAACACATTGCTCATTAAAAGCCAATGAATTTTCAGCTTGGCTTTTAGTATGCGTAGCTGATTCTCTCATGATATTCCCAGTTTGGGCACTgatgagagaaaaatacagccTCAGAACCCTGAACCTGAAACAAATTGAAGACAATTTATTTGACTCCCAAGGAAATTCTTTTGTTTAGTAGACTTGTTAAGTGCATCAGAGGGGTtaaaggaagcagagagaaggTTGCATGCTTCAAATTGCACAAATTAAAGCAAGGTGACAGGGTGAAGGAAGAGACAAACAGCACaaaggcagggaaagcagaatGGTCACCACCGCACACGGGAGGGCTCGAAGGTCGGCGGTTCTCCAATAAACCAACCTGCAGGTATCCCCCGATGTAGACACAGGGGAGACAGGGGGGAATTTTTCTGAGAGAGGGGAAGGGCAGTCAAGGTCACTGTCCTTCTCAACTGAACAGAGCGGCGCCCGctgctcttttgttttcagtttcactgAGGTGCTGTCCTCAAAGACGTCATCATCTCCCATATCATCAGAGCAGAAGTCCGTGCTTTCCACCAGCATGCTGGAGGACTTTTCAGCTTGAAAGTGACTGGAATAGCTCTCCAGTTCATGGAACTTATGCAGGCTGCTGGTGCTAGAGTtgtgggagaaggaaaaaaggtaaCGCAACAGTTTTTTGCTTCTTGAGGTGTCATGGTCCACTTTGTCCTCCAGCAAGGGGATGTGTACAGCGCTGCGGTTCTCTGCTCCTCCCGATGCACTCGAATAGTTGGAAAGGGAAGGGATGTAGGAGTGCTTAGAATTGCTAAAAGAAAGAGGCCTGAGATTCAACGATTTCCTCTCTTTAAGATGAAATTTGTTAATCCTCAAATACTGCTCTTGAGTCGGGGTCAATTTGCCTTCTGAGCATGTTCGCTCCACATAGTCAAAGCACTCACTGGTGCTCTGTGCCTTCTGGTCCACGTCATTGAGGGACTTGGAGAATTTCATGGCGCGGGTGGGCTTTACATTCTTAGCAGACCTGAGTGCCTGGCCCCGATCCTGCCCACGGGAGTTTCTCTTTGCTGCATGTAACGTGTCCTGACAGATTACTGTCACAGTGACCCCTTGTGTCAGAGAGCTCTGGCAGTGAGGATTTTTCAAGACAACAGCAGACTGCACTGGACTGTGATGACAACATTCAGAAAACACTGCACTGGAACTGCATGCAGAACAGTGgaataaaagcacagaaagtaaAACACAATTACATAAGAGAACATGTaattaaaagtgaagaaatgagAATTACAGCTAGTGTGGGAATGTCATACGTAGCGGGCCAAACAGTCAGTGGGATTCAATGAAGCAGTGTTAGAAAGCAGTTGAGTCAAACAAATGGGATGCTTCAGATCAGAACCCCGTGTTGCTTACTTCCCCATACAcatgctttttcagttttgtttttgttttttctcaacTTGAATCTTGCACGAGCCTTGCTGTAGCCACGCAAACATCACACTTTACCTGCAGATGTCCTGATTGGATGGTGTAACAGAAGTCCGAGAGAAACTATGAGGAGCAGAGATAGAGGTTGGACTTCCAGCCTGCAGTGAAataaatcaaagagaaaaaaacagtcagaaaCTGAAGAGTTTGGTAAGCACAGCAGTCGCCTTCAGGGTTAAACACAGCATATAGAGCCAGATATCACTCTACATCACATTCAAGGGCGAGCTGCAAGAAAGTGAGGCTTCATTGTCAAGTGCTAAGAAGGGAGGTCACAAAGCCTCATccttgggaaaacagaaatcagaacagaaacatttctcccCAAGGTCAAATTCAGCCATCTCTGGAGCAGAACCTGCCAGCTGTCAGACACTGCACAGAACAATAGCTCAGGAAATGAGCAATGCTACAGTAATTAGCATAATTAGACGGAGGTGTGTATATAGACTAGTCGTAATTGAGCTACCACATAATAGCTAATCCTTCCACTCACAATGAATACAAGAGATTAGtggcttgttttttgttttttgtttttttttttttctccccacaagACATCACCATCAGTAATTCAACAACTCAGGCACTATATGGGGACATATTTTCAGTACTAGCATATGTACACGAGCACCGTCTGCCAAAACAGACCATTCTCTGAAGTACTCTTTGTACTTCATGAGGCCTTTCATCCCTGCTCCTACTCTGACAGGGTCTTCCACCTACTTGCAGAAAAGGTGTGGCAGCAGCCACGCTCAGGGGACCTGACAAGATCACAGTGTGAAATAGAATAAGCAAAGAATTCAGAGTAAGCAGCATCCTGTTTCAGAGTTGGAACTTGATGGCCTATTATTACAGGGTTTTTTTGCTGCTATACGCTGTGGGTCACTATCTGAAAATTCAGGACACTTCCCAAAGGT
Proteins encoded in this region:
- the MARCHF8 gene encoding E3 ubiquitin-protein ligase MARCH8 isoform X1 — protein: MNMPLHQISVIPAQDVTSSRVSRSKTKEKEEQNEKALGHSVSRSSNISKAGSPTSISAPHSFSRTSVTPSNQDICSSSAVFSECCHHSPVQSAVVLKNPHCQSSLTQGVTVTVICQDTLHAAKRNSRGQDRGQALRSAKNVKPTRAMKFSKSLNDVDQKAQSTSECFDYVERTCSEGKLTPTQEQYLRINKFHLKERKSLNLRPLSFSNSKHSYIPSLSNYSSASGGAENRSAVHIPLLEDKVDHDTSRSKKLLRYLFSFSHNSSTSSLHKFHELESYSSHFQAEKSSSMLVESTDFCSDDMGDDDVFEDSTSVKLKTKEQRAPLCSVEKDSDLDCPSPLSEKFPPVSPVSTSGDTCRICHCEGDDESPLITPCHCTGSLHFVHQACLQQWIKSSDTRCCELCKYEFIMETKLKPLRKWEKLQMTASERRKIMCSVTFHIIAITCVVWSLYVLIDRTAEEIKQGQTTGILEWPFWTKLVVVAIGFTGGLLFMYVQCKVYVQLWKRLKAYNRVIYVQNCPETSKKNIFEKPALMEPNFESKEMLGVHHSDTNSSHYTEPEDCAAEILHV